The sequence TTGGCTTGCCAGATCATGCCTGCGGTGATAACGAGTGGCATGGCAAGGTAGCGTAATGGCAAGAATTTACTCACAAATAACAAGATAAATGCGCCTAGCCCGAGGAGCCAAAAGTCGCTCATCATCTTGGCACCCATCCACATCAATTGCAGACCAATCGCCAATTGAATCCCCACACTCACGGCTTGGGATAATTGTTTAGCAAGCCAAGTGATGGCGCCGCTAAAGGCCAAGATTAACAGGATAATGCCCATCAACATGGCACTGGCCTGTAGCATCCCAGGGGTTAAGCCTTGGGCGATCACCAATGCAGCGATGACTTTCATCGGTTGGACTGGCATAGGGCGGCGGTAAAAAAATGCACTTATTATCGCGAATACGCCAAAGCCTAAAAATATCCCTTGGGGAGAAAACTGGTTAAGGGCGATAAGCCCTAACACTAAAGGTAAAAAAGTACCTAAGTCGGCAAAAGCGCCACTGGTTTCACCGAGTACACGGTTTAATGGTTGAGTCGTAAAATGGGTTGGGGTTTTGCCCGCAGTCATAGAGGTTGCCACAATTGAACATGGCTTGATTAGGCAAAATAAATGCCATAAAAATCAGATGATTTAGACTATAAACAGACTTAAACTACCGTATTGAGCCAGTCAGTAAGACAAATTAGGGCAAAATTAAGATAAAGTTGAGTCTAATTGTCTTTTTGTTTCTATGATGACAGGGTTAATTTGAGTATTGATTAGTGAGTGGCGGTAGGTGATTCAGTGAGATTAAGTGGTGGCTCGACACCATAGGATTCAAATAGACGCGTGATTTCACCCGAGGTACGCATTTGGTCGACGATTTGATGAACCTGCTTTGCATATTTGTGTCGTGGTGACGTTAATGGAATGCTGAAGTAGCGGCCATTTTTACTGATATCGACATATTCCATCTGTTTTAGCATGGGATCATTGGCAAAAATATGCATTTCATGTTGCTCAGAGCTAATTGCTAAATCAATACGGCCCGCTTTGAGCATATTAATTAACTGGCTGTTAGTATTAACAAATGAAACCTTTAGTTGATTCATATTTTCATTGAATTGCGTGCTATAAAATGTCCCTCTTAATGCTCCAATGATATAAGGGGTGAGTTCATTGAACTCCCGAATAGCCGTCGGTTGACTCGCCAGCGCGTAGTAATAGACATATTGTTTGTCGTAGCCAAGTAGCATAGGGTCGAGGAAGGACTCTCGTTCTGTGGTCATTGAATGGGAGGGAATGAGATCAACCTGACCAGCCTCTGCAACTTTGATTGTTCTTGCCCATGGAACATCAGTCCAATGTACTCTGTGTCCTAGGCGGCGGAATACTTCATTTATCACCGCGGCACCGGGGCCTTTACATTCACCTTGTTCAAAATAAATGATGGGGCTCCTATCGCGGCAGTGCGCTTGCCAAACAATTGGCGATACTGCGGCTGCTGCTTTGGGCAAACATAAGGATGAAAAGATAATCATCGTTAACAGCTTAGTTATCACAGTCAACTTCATTTTTTTGCCTATCTGAATGGGCGACTTTACTCTTTATGGTGTTATGGCAAGTCGGACTATGTTCTATTTTTTTAACGATTTAGAATCATAGCTAGGACCGATATAAAGATTGTAGTGTGAAGGTGGCTTTTGCGCTTGGTTTTATACGAACGAGATAAATGATGGTTTGGTCAGCTTTATCTGACCAAACCTGAGCGGGTTAATCTTCGGATTCAATAAAGGGGGCAAGTTTGCTTTCTATGGTCTCAATTTGAGTTTCAGCGTAGGCAAGTTCGGATTCTGTTAAACATGATTTTGCGGTGTTTTGATGCAGCCGTTGAACGCTATTCATCCCGTATTTACCAAAATGACGTAGCAATAAACTAGACCAAATAAACATTTGTATGGGTTTATTTAATTGTTCCGCGCCGTAAATATTGACCAGTTCCCGCATAGCAATTTCATTACCTAGCTCTGCCGATTTGATGTACCAAGCTTCTGCCGCTTGTAGAGCCTCTTGAGTGGGTTTTTCACCACTTAAAAATGATTCAGCCTTATAGGAATAAAAATATTGTTGTTGCTCAGCGGGGATTGGATGCTGATGCAAGAAACTGTCACGTAGACGCTCAGCCTCTCTTATCTCTAAGGTGCCTAGTTGCTGACTGAATCTGGCTAATTCTTTTAGGTGATCGGCTCTATTGCTCATGGCCGCGAGCTGGTAATACATTAACGCTTTAATCGGTTGGCGACTCACGCCTAAACCTTGCTCATAAATCTTGCCCAGGCCTAGCAGTGCGTCTTCATTCCACTTAAGTGCGAATTCTTCAAAGTCAATTTTAGCCTGTTGGTAATCACTCTCATTTTGTGGCGCTTTCAGTAAAAGATGAGCAAATTCAATCTTAGCGAAGTCATTACCTCTAGCGACAGATTGGCTTAACCAATGGCGCGCCTTGTCATAGTCGACAGCAAAATCTTCACCGTAGAGGAAACGTTTACCAAGATAATACTGGCGGAAATCATCGTCTGCGGCGCGCTCGCTAAGTAATGCCTCTGCACGCGCTAAATCTTTAGGTCCACCTTGGCCTGCAGCAAGCATATGCCCTAGATCATCTTTTGCTAATTCATAATCAGCGGCTGCGGATTTCTCAAAGTATTCACGTGCTTTGATATAGTCCGAAGTGACGCGCTCATCATGCCAGTAGAGTGTGGCTAAATGGTAATAGGCTCTTTGGTTTTCTTGTGCGGCGGCTTTTTCGAACCAGTAAATTGCTTGACTAGCATCGGGATCGAGAAAGGGCTGGCTTAGATACAAGTAAGCAAGCTCATATTGAAACTCGGCTTGCCCCGCTTCGGCATTAGGTTTGAGCTGTTCTACCTGTGCGATTAACTCATCGAGTGTTTGCGACTGCGAAGAGAGCAAATTAGGTAGTGTGAGCATGGGTAAATATTGAGGCTCTATTTCGGCGGCTTTTTTATACCAATCGTTAGATGCCTTGGGATCGGCGGGGATTTGTGGGAATCGACCCGAATAAAGTTCGGCCATAGCAATGGCGGCAACGGCTAAGCCTTTATCGGCTGCCTGCTGAATATAATCTAGACCAGCGTTGACTTCGCCTTGGTTAATCAGCGTTAGGCCATGATTGAGTAGCGCCGTAGGTTCACCTGCGGCAAGCGCCTTAGCTTGCGCTTGCTTTTTTTGATATTTAGCAAAAACAATAAACAATACAACAAACGCAATAATTATGAGTATCAACAACATAGTAGTCCGTCACTATCGATATTTGGAGTCACAGTAAACTTGGATTATCACTAAAATGCAAGTTTACTGTTTAACTAAGGTCGACCAATTGAATGATTTAGACCTATGATTTTGGGCTATTTATTTTGTAAGTGAATTTCTTTCATTGGGCAAGCTATCTCAATTCCTGCGTTTTTAAGTGCATGATATAAATCAAGATTGACCTTATATTTATGCTGAAAATAGCTCTGGGTTGGCACCCAGTAACGCACCCCCATTTCAATTCCTACCGCGTTAAAACCGTTTATGCCGATATTAGGTGTCGTTTCCTGATGAACATAAGGGTTATTAGTGAGTTGGCTTGTA is a genomic window of Shewanella putrefaciens containing:
- a CDS encoding SEL1-like repeat protein; this encodes MLLILIIIAFVVLFIVFAKYQKKQAQAKALAAGEPTALLNHGLTLINQGEVNAGLDYIQQAADKGLAVAAIAMAELYSGRFPQIPADPKASNDWYKKAAEIEPQYLPMLTLPNLLSSQSQTLDELIAQVEQLKPNAEAGQAEFQYELAYLYLSQPFLDPDASQAIYWFEKAAAQENQRAYYHLATLYWHDERVTSDYIKAREYFEKSAAADYELAKDDLGHMLAAGQGGPKDLARAEALLSERAADDDFRQYYLGKRFLYGEDFAVDYDKARHWLSQSVARGNDFAKIEFAHLLLKAPQNESDYQQAKIDFEEFALKWNEDALLGLGKIYEQGLGVSRQPIKALMYYQLAAMSNRADHLKELARFSQQLGTLEIREAERLRDSFLHQHPIPAEQQQYFYSYKAESFLSGEKPTQEALQAAEAWYIKSAELGNEIAMRELVNIYGAEQLNKPIQMFIWSSLLLRHFGKYGMNSVQRLHQNTAKSCLTESELAYAETQIETIESKLAPFIESED
- a CDS encoding substrate-binding periplasmic protein, which codes for MKLTVITKLLTMIIFSSLCLPKAAAAVSPIVWQAHCRDRSPIIYFEQGECKGPGAAVINEVFRRLGHRVHWTDVPWARTIKVAEAGQVDLIPSHSMTTERESFLDPMLLGYDKQYVYYYALASQPTAIREFNELTPYIIGALRGTFYSTQFNENMNQLKVSFVNTNSQLINMLKAGRIDLAISSEQHEMHIFANDPMLKQMEYVDISKNGRYFSIPLTSPRHKYAKQVHQIVDQMRTSGEITRLFESYGVEPPLNLTESPTATH